From the Diospyros lotus cultivar Yz01 chromosome 13, ASM1463336v1, whole genome shotgun sequence genome, one window contains:
- the LOC127789312 gene encoding LOW QUALITY PROTEIN: wall-associated receptor kinase 5-like (The sequence of the model RefSeq protein was modified relative to this genomic sequence to represent the inferred CDS: inserted 1 base in 1 codon) codes for MSPLVLLGLSWLLLAQPTLVPIAATNTTAGGGGGFMKSKPDCPLTCGDLTVPYPFGIGVGSGCSIGPWFDVNCSAAFNPPKPFISTGNLEILNISDTQLRIKNIVASTCYNRSEGLTQSYEAWTKLGNSTFTFSDTANKFTLIGCDDVALIKPLGRNFSSGCVSFCAKKEDVLDGSCTGIGCCQTKIPKGLKGYVTRFISFANRTNVWTFDPCSYAFLGEEESFKFRGTTDFLDPDFKNRTRETVPLVLDWVIGNQTCTQAEKSNTLACQKNAHCIDSEIGHGGYLCSCNEGFQGNPYLTPGCQDIDECIDSNLNNCSVNAICKNSPGSYNCSCAEGYXGDGRKHQRGCIAEASQFPVIKFFLGLSFGFLGLLICATWLHFGFKRRKLIKLREKFFQQNGGHLLSVANVEPSKIFTAEELEKATSNFSEDRILGRGGYGVVYRGILPGNHLVAIKKSRIMDEGQIEQFINEVVILTQINHRNVVKLLGCCLETEVPLLVYEYVSNGTLLHHIHKSGISWLSWENRLRIASEVAGALAYLHSAASMPIIHRDIKSANILLDDNYIAKVSDFGASRLVSLDQTQVSTLVQGTLGYLDPEYFRTSHLTEKSDVYSFGIVLIELLTGKRPICFERPQEERNLATYFIMSMKENRLFQILEPRVVREGSLEQLQTFAELVRRCLRMKGEERPTMKEVAMELEGLRKFTKHPWANHHQQYHQETMSLMSESSDLYAVPLSPHNANTAEISCQYSLGSNTIIPTNGPR; via the exons ATGTCCCCTCTTGTTTTATTGGGCCTATCATGGCTCCTCCTGGCACAACCCACGCTAGTACCCATAGCCGCTACCAACACAACagccggcggcggcggcggcttcATGAAGAGCAAGCCGGACTGCCCACTGACATGCGGGGATCTAACAGTTCCCTACCCATTTGGAATCGGCGTCGGATCCGGCTGCTCCATCGGCCCCTGGTTCGACGTCAACTGCAGCGCCGCCTTCAACCCTCCCAAGCCCTTCATCAGCACCGGTAACCTCGAAATCCTAAACATCTCCGACACCCAATTACGCATCAAGAACATCGTCGCTTCCACCTGCTACAACCGGTCCGAAGGCCTTACCCAATCCTACGAGGCGTGGACCAAACTGGGCAATTCCACCTTCACCTTCTCCGACACCGCCAACAAGTTCACCCTCATCGGCTGCGATGACGTCGCCCTGATCAAGCCGTTGGGCCGGAACTTCTCCAGCGGCTGCGTCTCTTTCTGCGCCAAGAAAGAGGACGTGCTCGACGGGTCCTGCACGGGGATTGGCTGCTGCCAAACTAAGATTCCCAAAGGGCTCAAAGGCTACGTGACTAGGTTTATTTCCTTCGCAAATCGCACCAATGTCTGGACGTTTGATCCTTGCAGCTACGCCTTTCTAGGCGAGGAAGAAAGCTTCAAGTTTCGCGGGACTACCGACTTTTTGGATCCGGATTTCAAAAACAGGACCAGAGAGACTGTGCCTTTGGTGCTAGACTGGGTGATTGGAAATCAGACCTGCACTCAAGCAGAAAAATCCAACACTTTGGCTTGCCAGAAGAACGCTCATTGCATTGACTCAGAGATCGGCCATGGAGGGTACCTTTGCAGCTGCAACGAGGGTTTTCAGGGCAATCCTTACCTCACTCCGGGATGCCAAG ATATCGACGAGTGCATTGATTCGAACTTGAACAACTGTTCTGTGAATGCAATTTGCAAAAACAGCCCTGGAAGCTACAACTGTTCCTGTGCTGAGGGTT TTGGCGATGGCAGAAAACATCAGCGCGGCTGCATTGCAGAAGCCTCACAGTTTCCAGTCATCAAGTTCTTTCTAG GATTGAGCTTTGGCTTCTTGGGACTACTCATTTGTGCAACTTGGCTTCACTTTGGCTTCAAGAGAAGGAAGCTCATCAAGCTTAGAGAAAAGTTCTTCCAGCAAAATGGAGGCCATCTCTTAAGTGTGGCAAATGTAGAGCCCTCCAAGATCTTCACAGCAGAAGAGCTTGAGAAAGCCACCAGCAACTTCTCTGAGGATCGCATACTTGGCCGAGGTGGATATGGAGTAGTGTACAGAGGAATTCTTCCTGGAAATCATCTGGTTGCCATAAAAAAGTCTCGGATAATGGATGAAGGACAAATAGAGCAATTCATCAATGAGGTGGTAATTCTCACACAAATAAATCATAGAAATGTGGTTAAGCTCTTAGGTTGCTGCTTGGAAACCGAAGTTCCTTTGCTCGTTTATGAATACGTGTCTAATGGAACGTTACTTCACCATATCCATAAAAGTGGAATCTCTTGGTTATCATGGGAGAATCGTCTTAGGATAGCCTCTGAAGTTGCAGGTGCACTTGCTTATCTTCACTCTGCAGCTTCCATGCCAATAATTCACAGAGATATCAAGTCAGCCAACATACTTCTAGACGATAATTACATCGCAAAGGTATCGGATTTTGGAGCTTCAAGATTGGTGTCATTAGATCAAACTCAAGTGAGTACGCTTGTTCAAGGGACATTAGGGTATTTAGATCCCGAGTATTTTCGCACTAGCCATTTAACCGAGAAGAGTGATGTTTACAGTTTTGGCATTGTTTTAATCGAGCTCTTGACTGGGAAAAGGCCCATTTGCTTCGAGAGGCCTCAAGAAGAAAGGAATTTAGCCACCTACTTCATTATGTCGATGAAGGAGAATCGTTTGTTTCAAATTCTAGAGCCTCGTGTGGTTCGAGAAGGCAGCTTGGAGCAACTCCAAACATTTGCAGAGCTTGTGAGGAGATGCTTAAGAATGAAAGGTGAAGAACGGCCCACAATGAAGGAGGTGGCAATGGAGCTAGAAGGTTTAAGGAAGTTTACTAAGCATCCTTGGGCAAATCATCATCAACAATATCATCAAGAGACTATGAGTTTGATGAGTGAATCCTCAGATCTTTATGCTGTGCCATTGAGTCCTCACAATGCTAACACTGCTGAAATTTCTTGTCAATATAGTTTGGGTAGCAACACAATAATCCCAACTAATGGTCCTCGCTAA